In the genome of Ureibacillus sp. FSL W7-1570, the window TCGGAATCACTTTACAGATGGTTGTGATTGTATTGATGAATGCTGCTGAGTGAACTCCTCGAAGGACAAGGTAATGGACCAGCCACAATAATACGGATGCCCCGATGATCGATGCCACATTTTGTCCGCCTTCAAAAGCCGGAATAAAATAACCGATGGAAGACATGACAAGCGTTGCATAAGCGATATTTCCGAGCCAGGCTGATACCCAGTACCCCCAAGCGCTGCTAAATCCCAAAAACGGACCGAATCCTTCTTTTGCATAGCTATAAATACCGCTGTCCAAATCAGGCTTTTTAATGGATAGATTTTGGAATACAAGCCCAAGGGCGATAATCCCAATCCCTGTGATAACCCAACCGATCAACATGGCACCTGCATTGGCACCGAGAGCCATGTCTCCTGCCATGTTGAATGCGCCGCTGCCAATCATTGAACCTACAACCAGTGCGATCAATGCAAATAACCCTAATTGTTTTGTTTCCTTCATCATTAGCACCTCACCTTAACAGCAAGGGAAGAACCTTCCGCTTACCGTCCATTTTTTTATTGCCGGTGATTCGTCGCTGCCATTACTGCTTTGATTGTGTGTAAACGGTTTTCCGCTTGGTCAAACACAAAGGAATGCTTGCTTTGGAAAACTTCATCGGTCACTTCCATTTCTTTGATGCCGTATTCTTCATACACTTTCCGCCCAATTTCCGTTTCCAAATCGTGAAAACTCGGGAGGCAATGCAGGAACATCACCTGTTCATTTCCCGTTTTTTCAATCATCTTCCTGTTCACCTGATAAGGCAGCAACAGTTCGATTCTTTCTTTAAACTTGTCTTCTTCCCCCATTGAAACCCAGACATCCGTGTAAATGGCATCCGCGCCTTTTACCGTTTCATCAATATTATCTGAAATTACAATGTCGCTTTTTGATTCTTCCGCCAGCTTTTGGGCATAAGCAACCATTTCCTCGGAAGGGAATAATTCTTTCGGGGAACAGATTCGGAAGTTCATGCCCACTTTTGCCGCTCCCACAAGGAGACTGGTTGCGACGTTGTTTCTTCCGTCTCCCACATACACCAAATTCACGCCTTTTAATCTGCCCTTTTGCTCTTTGATCGTCAGAAAGTCAGCCAATACTTGTGTTGGATGGAACTCATCGGTCAATCCATTCCACACCGGGACTCCCGCATATTCTGCAAGGGTCTCCACAACCGATTGTTTGAATCCCCTAAACCCGATTCCATCAAACATGCGGCCAAGAACGATGGCCGTATCACGGGTGGATTCTTTTTTACCAAACTGAACATCCTGCTTTCCCAAATATTCAGGGTGTGCCCCCAAATCCACACAAGCGACCGTAAAGGCGCATCTCGTTCTTGTGGAAGGTTTTTCAAATAAAAGGGCAATATTTTGTCCTTCCAAATAGCGGTGCGGAATTCTTTTCTTTTTCATTGCCTTTAACTCGGCCGCCAAATCAATCAAATAATGGATTTCTTCTTCTGAATGATTTTTTAAAGTGAGAAAACTTTTGCCAACTAAAAGATCGTTCAATAAATGGGGGTTGTCCACAATTACCATCCTCCTTAAGTTAATCCAAAGCTTCCCGGACCAACGGCATGCTCATGCAGCGTGGGCCGCCCCGACCCCGTGATAATTCCGAACTCAACACTTCAATCACTTCAACGCCGTTTGTTCTTAACAGCTCGTTTGTCACGTAGTTCCGATCATAGGTCACCACTTTCCCCGGGGCGATGGCCAATGTATTGGAACCGTCATTCCATTGCTCACGGGGGCCTGCTATCATGTCCCCTCCCCCGCATGGAATCAATAAAATTTCTTTTAATCCCAAAACTTCTTTCAACGTTTCCAACAAATTGGTTTTATGTGTAATGTTTAAAGTTTCGTTGTCCGGACCTTTTTCAAGAACATAAATGTCCATTTTTCCGTCAGCGTCTTGTATCGCGGAATGAATCGTGAATTTGTCGTAATCGATCATGGTGAATACAGTATCCAGGTGCATAAACGCCCGGCTTTTCGGGATTTCAACGGCGAGGACCCGTTTGATGTCACTTTGGGAATGAAAAAGATTCAATGTAAAACGTTCAATGGATTTTGCGGCAGTGCGGGCACTGATTCCGATGGCGATGGTATCTTTGGACAGTACGAGCTCGTCGCCACCTTCCATCGGATATTCGAAATCACGATTGAACCAAATGGGAATATCCTTGTTGGCAAAGCGGGGATGATATTTCACAATATATTGCATGAAAAGAGATTCACGCTGTCTGGCAGGTTCCCGCATTTTATTGATGGTCAAACCATTGCCGACGACAGCTGAGGGGTCTCTGGTGAAGTAAAGATTTGGCATTGGATCCAAATAGAAAGGATAGTGGCTTGTAAGGATTTCATACAGATGTTTTTTCTTCATATGTTCAATTTCGTCTTTGCGCACACCGGCCATGATTTTCTCGACCATTTTTGATGTGTCGAAAGACAATAAATAGTCGGCTATGACGTAAAATGAATCATCCACTGAGATTTTTGATTCCGTCAAAATATCATAGACAAACTGTTTTTTTATTTCTTCCGTATGTAAGGCTTCAGATAACAATGTCGATAAGTATAGCACTTCAATACCGTTGTCGCGCAAAGTTTGCGCAAAATAGTCGTGTTCTTTTTGGACGATGGGCAAATACGGAATATCATCAAAAAGCAGTTTTTGTAAATATTCCGGCGTCAAATTTTCCACCTCTTGACCAGGACGGTGAAGCAATACGGTTCGAAGTTTTCCGATTTCCGAAGTGACATTCAATACATGATTCATAGGGATAACCTCCTAACGTTTCAAAAAAATGATGGTAAACTTTATTAAAGCGCTTACAAAGTGATGGAAAATAAAAGTTGTATAAAAAATGATTTTTATTCTATAACTCTAGTATATAATGTAAATTATTCAAAAATAGTGAATTATTAGTGAAACTAATGTAATATTTTGTTATACAATTTCTATCAATTTCATGACATTTTTTCAGAAAAACTTGCTTGAAATTCCAAAAAATTGAGCGGATTGGAGATTTTTCCTATCCGCTCTGATTATGTTACCTATTTTTTTTGATGAATGCGTCAATTCCGCCAAGCAGGAATGTAGGAATGGCGGCCATCAACATGATGAGGGCCCAGTCCGCGAATTGAATTGGAACTGTTTTGAATATCGGCTGTAATGGCGGAATGTAGATCACGATTAACATCAATGCGATGGAAGATAAAACCGCCCATACAAGAAATTGATTTTTAAAAGGATTTCTTGAGAAAATGTTCTTTTCGCAACGGCAATCAAACACATGAATGAGCTGGGCCATTACAAGGGTTGTAAAAGCGACCGTTTGGGCATATTCCAGTTCGTTTGGATGATTATGAAGGGTCACCATGAAAGCGGCGAGGGTGACGATACCAATCGCAAGCCCCCGTGAAATGATCTTCCAACCAAGTCCTCTTGCGAAAATCCCCTCTTTTGGATCCCGAGGCTTGCTTTTCATGACGTCGCCTTCCGGTTGGTCAACCCCTAACGCCATGGCAGGCAAACCATCCGTGATCAAGTTCACCCACAAAATATGGATCGGAACCAATGGCAATGGCAACGCAAGGATGATGGCAAAAATCATGACAAGCATTTCACCTACATTGGAAGCGAGCAAATAGCGGATGAATTTGCGGATGTTCTCGTAAATATTCCGCCCTTCTTCAATGGCCGATTCAATCGTGGCAAAATTATCATCCAAAAGAATCAGGGATGAAGACTCTTTTGCCACATCGCTTCCTGTAATCCCCATTGAAATGCCGATATCCGCCGCTTTAATGGCTGGGGCGTCGTTGACTCCATCTCCCGTCATTGCCACAACATGTCCTTTCCCTTGCAGAGCCTGCACAATTTTCAGTTTATGTTCAGGAGAGACGCGGGCAAACACGGCCACTTCATCCACGATTTCTTCCAATTCCTTGACAGACATTTTTGCCAATGTTTTTCCGTCAATAATCTTGCTGTTTTCTTGATGGATGCCAAGCTGGGAAGCGATGGCTTTTGCCGTAATCAAATGGTCTCCGGTAATCATCACCGTTTTTATGCCGGCGTCCTTACATTTTTCCACCGCTGATTTCACTTCCGGTCTTGGCGGATCGATGATGCCTTGCAAACCGATCAATGTGAGTCCGTTTTCCACCTCATGCACATCTGTGACCGTTTTATTTGCCGGAATCTCTTTAAACGCAATGGCCATCGTTCTCAAAGCCTGGGAAGCCAATTCTTCGATGGCTGAATGGAGAGCGTTTTTCAGCTTATCTGTCAGCGCTTCTTCCTTTCCGTCCCAAATCATTTTGCTGCTCACTTGTGTCAGAACATCCGGCGCCCCCTTGGCAATGACAAATTGTTTTCCGGCGGAATCTTCGATGATCATTGACATCATTTTTCTCGTCGAATCAAACGGGTATTCTTTTACAATTTGATATTCTTTCAATAATTCATTCCGATCAAAGCCGGCCTTCATTGCCGCAACGAGCAATGCTCCTTCTGTCGGACTGCCGACAAGCATGTATTCATTGTCTTTTTTCTTTATTTTGGCATGGTTGCAAATCATCCCATACGTTAGCATTTGAAGAAGCATTTTTTCTTTCCGCACTTCAACCGGTGACCCTTCATGATAAAAAGCGCCTTCAGGGGAATAACCTGTCCCGTCAACCGTCCACGTTTTTCCGCCAATCCATAAATGGGTCACCGTCATTTTATTTTGGGTCATCGTTCCGGTTTTATCTGAACAAATGACCGTCGCTGTGCCAAGTGTCTCAACGGCTGGCAGTTTCCGTACAATGGCATTCTTTTTGATCATTCGGGTCACACCAAGGGAAAGTACGACCGTC includes:
- the argF gene encoding ornithine carbamoyltransferase encodes the protein MVIVDNPHLLNDLLVGKSFLTLKNHSEEEIHYLIDLAAELKAMKKKRIPHRYLEGQNIALLFEKPSTRTRCAFTVACVDLGAHPEYLGKQDVQFGKKESTRDTAIVLGRMFDGIGFRGFKQSVVETLAEYAGVPVWNGLTDEFHPTQVLADFLTIKEQKGRLKGVNLVYVGDGRNNVATSLLVGAAKVGMNFRICSPKELFPSEEMVAYAQKLAEESKSDIVISDNIDETVKGADAIYTDVWVSMGEEDKFKERIELLLPYQVNRKMIEKTGNEQVMFLHCLPSFHDLETEIGRKVYEEYGIKEMEVTDEVFQSKHSFVFDQAENRLHTIKAVMAATNHRQ
- the arcA gene encoding arginine deiminase, whose product is MNHVLNVTSEIGKLRTVLLHRPGQEVENLTPEYLQKLLFDDIPYLPIVQKEHDYFAQTLRDNGIEVLYLSTLLSEALHTEEIKKQFVYDILTESKISVDDSFYVIADYLLSFDTSKMVEKIMAGVRKDEIEHMKKKHLYEILTSHYPFYLDPMPNLYFTRDPSAVVGNGLTINKMREPARQRESLFMQYIVKYHPRFANKDIPIWFNRDFEYPMEGGDELVLSKDTIAIGISARTAAKSIERFTLNLFHSQSDIKRVLAVEIPKSRAFMHLDTVFTMIDYDKFTIHSAIQDADGKMDIYVLEKGPDNETLNITHKTNLLETLKEVLGLKEILLIPCGGGDMIAGPREQWNDGSNTLAIAPGKVVTYDRNYVTNELLRTNGVEVIEVLSSELSRGRGGPRCMSMPLVREALD
- a CDS encoding cation-translocating P-type ATPase — protein: MKYHAMNMGEVEKEFNTSILDGLTDSEAKKRLEQYGYNELEKHKKQSDLLLFLSQFKDFLVIVLLVAVILSLLLGEYADAITILAIVILNAFLGFFQERKAEKALEALQKLSAPHANVLRDGEWIKVDSRELVPGDVIRFSSGDRIGADVRIFESISLEIEESPLTGESIPVEKTTEPLKEPEPGIGDMKNMAFMGTLVTRGSGKGIVVGTGMKTEMGKISGLMQGTQKIETPLQRRLQQLGKILIVVAAALTILVVLIGIIQDRDFYTMLLTGVSLAVAVIPEGLPAIVTVVLSLGVTRMIKKNAIVRKLPAVETLGTATVICSDKTGTMTQNKMTVTHLWIGGKTWTVDGTGYSPEGAFYHEGSPVEVRKEKMLLQMLTYGMICNHAKIKKKDNEYMLVGSPTEGALLVAAMKAGFDRNELLKEYQIVKEYPFDSTRKMMSMIIEDSAGKQFVIAKGAPDVLTQVSSKMIWDGKEEALTDKLKNALHSAIEELASQALRTMAIAFKEIPANKTVTDVHEVENGLTLIGLQGIIDPPRPEVKSAVEKCKDAGIKTVMITGDHLITAKAIASQLGIHQENSKIIDGKTLAKMSVKELEEIVDEVAVFARVSPEHKLKIVQALQGKGHVVAMTGDGVNDAPAIKAADIGISMGITGSDVAKESSSLILLDDNFATIESAIEEGRNIYENIRKFIRYLLASNVGEMLVMIFAIILALPLPLVPIHILWVNLITDGLPAMALGVDQPEGDVMKSKPRDPKEGIFARGLGWKIISRGLAIGIVTLAAFMVTLHNHPNELEYAQTVAFTTLVMAQLIHVFDCRCEKNIFSRNPFKNQFLVWAVLSSIALMLIVIYIPPLQPIFKTVPIQFADWALIMLMAAIPTFLLGGIDAFIKKNR